In Anaerolineales bacterium, one DNA window encodes the following:
- a CDS encoding ABC transporter ATP-binding protein yields MTHLALTNISKHFGDFVAVHDFNLDVKKGEFVSFLGPSGCGKTTTLRMIAGFEIPSTGTISLEGVDITDKAPNQRNVGMVFQSYALFPNLTVAQNIGFGLQVRKEQESAIKDRVAEMLSIIHMEEKAKSYPYQLSGGQMQRVALARALAIRPEVLLLDEPLSALDAKIRVALRAEIRSIQQKLGITAIYVTHDQEEALSLSDRIVVMNTGEMEQVGTPFEIYNFPTTVFTANFVGTLNTADGEVVDPARGLVAIDGVQFDSASDIKARRKGDKVRVAIRPERFSFVAEGKKANVVDCAIENINFLGSIVRIQVMIGKSLFYVDTFNNPFLDLPNVGDKDQVTCSREAVLVLDE; encoded by the coding sequence ATGACACATCTTGCATTAACGAACATTTCAAAACACTTTGGGGATTTTGTTGCCGTCCACGATTTTAATCTCGACGTCAAAAAAGGCGAGTTCGTCTCATTTCTTGGACCGTCAGGCTGTGGAAAAACAACCACCCTGCGCATGATCGCCGGGTTTGAGATTCCTTCAACAGGCACGATCTCGCTCGAAGGCGTTGACATTACTGACAAAGCCCCGAACCAGCGTAATGTTGGCATGGTCTTCCAGTCGTATGCGCTTTTTCCCAATCTCACTGTTGCCCAGAATATCGGTTTTGGCTTGCAGGTGCGAAAAGAGCAGGAATCAGCCATAAAAGACCGTGTGGCGGAAATGCTCTCGATCATCCACATGGAGGAAAAGGCGAAAAGCTACCCCTACCAACTCTCCGGGGGACAGATGCAGCGCGTCGCCCTCGCCCGTGCCCTGGCGATCCGCCCCGAGGTTTTGCTTCTCGATGAGCCGCTCTCCGCGCTGGATGCAAAGATCCGCGTCGCCTTGCGCGCTGAGATTCGCAGCATCCAGCAGAAATTAGGCATCACGGCTATTTACGTCACCCACGATCAGGAAGAGGCGTTGTCACTTTCGGACCGCATTGTGGTGATGAATACCGGCGAGATGGAACAGGTCGGCACGCCGTTCGAGATATATAACTTCCCGACCACCGTCTTCACGGCAAATTTCGTTGGAACACTCAATACAGCCGATGGCGAAGTAGTGGACCCTGCCAGGGGGCTGGTTGCAATCGATGGCGTGCAATTCGATTCCGCATCGGATATCAAAGCCAGAAGGAAAGGCGACAAGGTCCGTGTTGCCATCCGCCCGGAGCGGTTCAGTTTTGTCGCGGAAGGCAAAAAGGCCAATGTCGTGGACTGCGCCATTGAAAACATCAACTTCCTCGGCTCCATTGTCCGTATCCAGGTGATGATCGGCAAATCCCTGTTTTATGTGGATACATTCAATAACCCGTTCCTAGACCTTCCAAACGTTGGTGATAAGGATCAAGTCACCTGCTCGCGCGAAGCGGTGTTGGTGTTGGACGAATGA
- a CDS encoding alkaline phosphatase family protein, which produces MNKVILVLSDALRYDIAKANMGFLGHLVETKQASLYKIVGELPSMSRPMYETIHSGVPSSESGIVANSMVRLSNKPNVFRAVKDAGKVTAAAAYYWYSELYNRAPFNPIDDREVDDESLVIQHGRFYTQDEYPDIELFHSAAHLVRKFLPDYLLLHPMGMDYYGETFGSDSKEYRNHAIYQDAKLAPLLMEWRELGYTIFVTGDHGINADGGHGGTTPEQREVPFYVIQSNGRGRGEVDAIVSHLQIAPTVLRLLNIPIPESMKKKPLSFD; this is translated from the coding sequence ATGAACAAAGTCATCCTCGTCCTTTCCGATGCCCTGCGGTATGATATTGCGAAAGCCAACATGGGCTTTCTTGGCCATCTGGTGGAAACGAAGCAGGCCAGTCTGTACAAGATTGTCGGTGAACTGCCGAGCATGTCCCGACCGATGTATGAGACCATCCACAGCGGCGTCCCCTCCAGCGAGAGCGGCATTGTGGCAAATTCCATGGTACGGCTTTCGAACAAACCGAATGTCTTTAGGGCAGTGAAAGATGCAGGCAAGGTTACAGCGGCGGCGGCCTATTACTGGTATTCCGAGTTGTATAATCGCGCACCTTTCAACCCCATCGATGACAGGGAGGTGGATGATGAAAGCCTTGTCATCCAGCACGGGCGTTTTTACACCCAGGATGAATATCCCGATATTGAACTCTTCCACAGCGCGGCGCACCTTGTCCGCAAATTTTTACCCGATTATCTTTTGCTCCACCCAATGGGCATGGATTATTACGGAGAGACCTTCGGTTCCGACTCAAAGGAATATCGCAACCACGCCATTTATCAGGATGCAAAACTCGCGCCGCTTCTCATGGAATGGCGCGAGTTGGGATACACGATTTTTGTCACAGGCGATCACGGCATCAATGCTGATGGGGGGCACGGCGGCACCACGCCGGAACAGAGGGAAGTGCCCTTTTACGTGATCCAGTCCAACGGTCGGGGAAGAGGCGAGGTGGATGCAATCGTCTCACATTTGCAGATCGCGCCGACTGTTTTGCGTTTGTTAAACATCCCGATTCCCGAGTCGATGAAAAAGAAACCTTTATCCTTCGACTAG
- a CDS encoding DUF4342 domain-containing protein — protein sequence MSERTRTEEFKLEGEKLIAKIKELIHEGNIRRIIIKDRDGKVLMEIPMTFGVVGVLMAPQLAAIGAIAALLTEATLVVEKSE from the coding sequence ATGTCAGAACGAACCCGTACTGAGGAGTTTAAACTGGAAGGGGAGAAATTGATTGCCAAGATCAAAGAACTGATTCACGAAGGCAACATCCGCAGGATCATCATCAAGGACAGGGATGGAAAGGTTTTGATGGAAATCCCAATGACCTTCGGCGTGGTGGGCGTCCTGATGGCTCCCCAACTGGCAGCCATCGGAGCGATTGCCGCGTTATTAACGGAAGCAACATTGGTCGTCGAAAAATCAGAGTAA
- a CDS encoding ABC transporter permease subunit, producing the protein MSFLSRLRRFPFWGWFWFILGVLYFVLPLYATVAFSLSWDPADPFKAYERSFGDGRFWDSFLLSNTLALTTIFASIALVVPTAYWIRLKLPQARRIVEFLTLMPFVVPAIILVFGMIRIYSQPFTIPFTDIVFMQPLTQFKAGTNIMIVAGYMVLSMPYMYRSVDTGMRTVDIRTLTEAAQSLGASWFTIITHIILPNIRSALLSGALLTFAIVVGEVVLASFLGVQAFGPYLFLLGQHRAYEPAALSFVSFLLTWVAMGLIQLVTGGQEQTVGAH; encoded by the coding sequence ATGAGTTTCCTTTCACGACTTCGCAGGTTTCCCTTTTGGGGCTGGTTTTGGTTCATTCTGGGCGTCTTGTATTTCGTCCTGCCGTTATACGCGACCGTTGCATTCTCATTAAGTTGGGACCCCGCCGACCCGTTCAAAGCCTACGAAAGGTCATTTGGCGACGGACGGTTTTGGGATAGTTTTCTTCTCTCGAACACACTGGCATTGACCACCATTTTCGCTTCCATTGCGCTGGTTGTGCCGACCGCCTATTGGATCCGTCTCAAACTGCCGCAGGCGCGCCGCATCGTGGAATTCCTGACCCTGATGCCGTTCGTGGTTCCCGCCATTATTTTGGTCTTTGGCATGATCCGCATCTACAGCCAGCCGTTCACAATCCCCTTCACTGATATTGTATTCATGCAGCCCCTGACGCAATTCAAGGCAGGCACAAATATCATGATCGTTGCGGGTTACATGGTGCTTTCCATGCCCTACATGTACCGCTCGGTGGATACCGGCATGAGGACGGTGGACATCCGCACCCTGACCGAGGCGGCTCAAAGCCTCGGCGCGAGCTGGTTCACCATCATCACCCACATCATCCTCCCGAACATCCGCTCGGCGCTTTTAAGCGGAGCCTTGCTGACCTTTGCCATCGTGGTGGGAGAAGTGGTGCTGGCTTCGTTCCTTGGCGTCCAGGCCTTTGGACCGTATCTCTTCCTGCTCGGACAGCACCGCGCTTATGAACCTGCCGCGCTTTCGTTTGTCAGTTTCCTGCTGACCTGGGTGGCAATGGGCTTGATTCAACTCGTCACTGGCGGTCAGGAACAGACTGTCGGCGCGCACTAA
- a CDS encoding secondary thiamine-phosphate synthase enzyme YjbQ: MKSYRKELWFNIPTRRAFVNITPQIEECLRESGTKEGFLLVNAMHITASVFINDDESGLHHDYDKWLERLAPHEPVNQYRHNDTGEDNADAHMKRQIMGREVVVAVTNGELDFGTWEQIFYGEFDGRRRKRVLVKIIGE; encoded by the coding sequence ATGAAATCCTACCGTAAGGAACTGTGGTTCAACATCCCAACCCGCCGCGCGTTTGTCAACATCACCCCGCAGATAGAGGAGTGTTTACGTGAAAGCGGAACTAAAGAGGGCTTCCTTTTGGTTAACGCCATGCACATTACAGCCTCCGTTTTCATTAACGATGATGAAAGCGGGCTGCACCATGATTACGACAAATGGCTGGAGAGACTCGCTCCGCACGAGCCTGTAAATCAATACCGTCATAACGACACGGGAGAGGACAACGCCGATGCGCACATGAAACGCCAGATCATGGGACGTGAAGTGGTGGTGGCGGTGACGAACGGCGAATTGGATTTCGGCACATGGGAACAGATCTTCTACGGCGAGTTCGACGGACGCAGAAGAAAACGCGTGCTGGTAAAGATCATCGGTGAATAG
- a CDS encoding pyridoxamine 5'-phosphate oxidase family protein produces MPRKYQNHPPTAFQRRPHLTRDDAWVRAFLKEAKVGHIATSVDGQPFINPSTFWYDEENHQIVFHSNIAGRVRSNIEINPKVSLEASELGKLLPSNVALEFSLQYRSVLVFGTASIVSDPDEARRLLYGLIGKYFPDMTAGKEYREITDKELRATSVYTIQVEEWSGKENWDERAEQSDEWTPLDDKWFE; encoded by the coding sequence ATGCCGCGCAAGTATCAAAACCACCCCCCCACAGCCTTCCAACGCAGACCACATCTGACCAGAGACGATGCCTGGGTCCGCGCTTTCTTAAAAGAAGCAAAGGTAGGGCATATCGCCACCTCCGTGGATGGGCAGCCGTTCATCAACCCGAGCACTTTTTGGTACGACGAGGAAAATCACCAAATTGTCTTTCATTCGAACATTGCAGGGCGAGTCCGCTCGAATATCGAGATCAATCCAAAGGTCAGCCTTGAGGCGAGTGAATTGGGGAAATTGCTCCCATCCAATGTGGCGCTTGAGTTTTCGCTGCAGTATCGCAGTGTGCTCGTCTTTGGGACGGCGAGCATTGTAAGCGATCCCGATGAAGCCCGCAGGTTATTGTATGGGCTGATCGGCAAATACTTTCCCGACATGACCGCCGGGAAGGAATACCGCGAGATCACGGACAAGGAATTGCGCGCAACATCCGTTTACACGATCCAGGTCGAAGAATGGAGCGGCAAGGAAAACTGGGATGAGCGCGCCGAGCAAAGCGATGAGTGGACGCCGCTCGATGACAAGTGGTTTGAATAA
- a CDS encoding type 1 glutamine amidotransferase domain-containing protein, with the protein MRLQGKKIAMLAAEGVEDYEYFVPMMRLQEEGAQVLTAALELKPVKGKNGLTITPDTLIESLNADELFSIVIPGGWAPDKLRRYEAVKNLVKEMDDAGKVIGIICHGGSIAISAGIIKQGQRVTGSMGIKDDLVNVGGVWADEPAFRERNQVWGRVVADIPDFNRELVKALVEG; encoded by the coding sequence ATGCGTTTACAGGGCAAAAAAATCGCCATGCTGGCTGCGGAAGGCGTTGAAGATTATGAATACTTTGTGCCCATGATGCGATTGCAGGAGGAAGGCGCGCAGGTGCTCACTGCCGCGTTGGAATTAAAACCCGTAAAAGGAAAAAACGGGTTGACGATCACGCCCGATACATTGATCGAATCACTCAACGCCGATGAACTTTTTTCGATCGTCATCCCCGGCGGCTGGGCTCCAGATAAACTGCGCCGCTATGAGGCCGTCAAAAACCTTGTCAAGGAAATGGATGATGCTGGAAAAGTCATCGGCATCATTTGCCACGGCGGCTCGATTGCGATTTCCGCGGGCATTATCAAGCAGGGACAGCGCGTGACGGGCTCCATGGGCATCAAGGACGATCTTGTCAATGTCGGCGGCGTCTGGGCGGATGAACCCGCCTTTCGTGAGCGCAACCAGGTTTGGGGGCGGGTCGTGGCGGATATCCCCGATTTCAACCGCGAACTGGTCAAGGCACTAGTCGAAGGATAA
- a CDS encoding class I SAM-dependent methyltransferase, whose protein sequence is MDDKANSKKPKDNWANGDLYEEYMGRWSRRVAREFIKWLAVPAGGGWLDVGCGTGALSQTVLQFTEPARIKGIDRSEGFVNFAREHVRDDYVQFEVGDAEALTDGDGTFDAVVSGLVLNFIPHPERALAEMTRVTRVGGVAAVYVWDYAEGMQFIRHFFDAAIALDPKATEHDEGPRFPICHPDALKRLFESTGLRNVEVRPIEVPTIFRDFDDYWSPFLAGQGPAPGYAMSLSEEGHVALRERIRAGLPHNPDGSISLTARAWAARGVR, encoded by the coding sequence ATGGATGACAAGGCGAATTCAAAGAAACCAAAAGATAACTGGGCGAACGGGGACTTGTATGAAGAGTACATGGGGCGCTGGAGCCGCCGCGTAGCGCGTGAGTTTATCAAGTGGCTGGCTGTCCCTGCGGGCGGTGGATGGCTGGATGTGGGCTGCGGCACAGGCGCGCTCAGCCAAACGGTTCTTCAATTTACTGAACCTGCTCGGATCAAAGGAATCGACCGCTCGGAGGGCTTTGTCAACTTTGCGAGGGAACATGTGCGGGATGACTATGTCCAGTTTGAGGTCGGTGATGCCGAAGCGCTGACGGATGGCGACGGGACGTTCGACGCTGTTGTCTCAGGTCTCGTTCTCAATTTCATTCCTCACCCTGAGCGCGCACTTGCTGAAATGACTCGAGTTACACGAGTGGGTGGCGTTGCCGCGGTCTATGTTTGGGATTATGCAGAGGGGATGCAGTTTATCCGTCACTTCTTCGACGCGGCGATTGCATTGGATCCCAAGGCGACTGAACATGATGAAGGTCCGCGTTTTCCCATCTGCCATCCCGACGCATTGAAGCGGCTCTTTGAATCGACTGGACTGCGCAATGTGGAAGTCCGCCCGATTGAAGTCCCTACGATTTTCCGCGACTTTGACGATTACTGGTCACCGTTTCTCGCGGGGCAGGGACCGGCGCCAGGTTATGCGATGTCGTTAAGCGAAGAAGGCCATGTCGCACTGCGCGAACGAATCCGCGCGGGGCTGCCTCACAATCCCGATGGTTCGATTTCTCTGACAGCACGCGCGTGGGCGGCGCGGGGTGTGCGATGA
- a CDS encoding ABC transporter permease subunit — protein MARVSPTNGFKPSASWKVWLGVVPFFLFAILFLLLPSFRLLTASFSTPEGAFTLDNIRQLFTEPLIVNSYRLSIQISAVTALGGGIFGFLLAYSVTVGGLPKQLRSVLITFSGVASNFAGVPLAFAFVATLGRQGFITAVLKNIFNLDVYASGFNLYSFAGLSLVYMYFQFPLMVLIMAPALDGLKKEWREAAENLGANTTQYWLKVAMPVLLPSILGSMILLFGNAFGAYATAYALTGGRIGLVTIQIGAQIRGDVLYNPGLGYAMAVGMVFIMAVSLTGYSLLQAKTERWLK, from the coding sequence ATGGCGCGAGTTTCCCCTACAAACGGTTTCAAGCCATCCGCAAGCTGGAAGGTCTGGCTTGGTGTTGTTCCCTTTTTTTTGTTTGCGATCCTTTTTTTGCTACTGCCGTCGTTTCGGCTGCTCACAGCGAGCTTTTCGACGCCGGAGGGGGCATTTACCCTGGATAATATCCGCCAGTTGTTCACCGAGCCGTTGATCGTCAACTCCTATCGCTTGAGCATCCAGATCAGCGCGGTGACGGCGCTGGGCGGCGGTATTTTTGGTTTTCTGCTCGCCTACTCCGTAACGGTGGGCGGACTTCCGAAGCAGCTCCGTTCGGTCTTGATCACATTTTCCGGCGTGGCTTCCAATTTTGCAGGTGTTCCGCTTGCATTTGCTTTTGTTGCCACACTTGGCAGGCAGGGATTTATCACCGCGGTTTTGAAAAATATTTTTAATCTGGATGTATATGCATCAGGCTTTAATCTGTATAGTTTTGCAGGGTTGAGCCTGGTTTATATGTATTTTCAATTCCCCCTGATGGTCTTGATCATGGCGCCGGCGCTGGACGGATTGAAGAAGGAATGGCGTGAAGCTGCTGAAAACCTTGGCGCGAATACCACCCAATATTGGCTTAAAGTTGCCATGCCGGTCCTGCTGCCGTCCATTCTTGGCTCGATGATCCTGTTATTCGGGAACGCGTTTGGTGCATATGCCACCGCCTATGCCCTGACGGGCGGAAGAATTGGGCTAGTCACGATCCAGATCGGGGCGCAGATTCGAGGCGATGTGTTGTACAATCCCGGGCTGGGCTATGCCATGGCGGTCGGGATGGTCTTCATCATGGCGGTTTCATTGACTGGTTATTCCCTGCTCCAGGCAAAGACCGAAAGGTGGTTGAAATGA
- a CDS encoding aminopeptidase: MTGNTHQAMLAKYAEAIVKVGLNIRAGQRLIITLGATRGVPHQFAPLVREIAKAAYAVGAKYVDAIFADEEMLRIRVQNAPADSFDVYPKWQIQAITEMIENGDALLSIAGSNPDLLGGLDPEIVGRMQNTHLKNWSPISEKVTTNAVNWCVVAAAGEAWAQKIFPDLPVEKAQEKLWQAIFETTRIDQPDPIAAWETHIVNLRKRALYLQSKQYTGLHYRTAPLAGKESGTDFTLGLPSGHLWISAQSLAQNGIAFTANMPTEEVFTLPDRDRADGVISATFPLSYGGTLIEDFQVHFENGRITRVTARKGEAALQKLVDTDEGSQRLGEVALVPASSPIGQRGHLFYNTLFDENASCHIAIGRAYRFTLTGGTELNDEEFTAAGGNVSLNHVDFMIGSPQMDIDGITKDGSREPVMRHGEWAFEA, from the coding sequence ATGACCGGGAACACGCATCAGGCAATGCTGGCAAAATACGCCGAAGCCATCGTCAAAGTCGGTTTGAATATCCGCGCCGGACAGCGGCTTATCATCACGCTGGGAGCCACGCGCGGCGTGCCGCATCAATTCGCGCCGCTGGTGCGCGAGATCGCCAAAGCGGCGTATGCCGTCGGCGCGAAATATGTGGATGCCATTTTCGCGGACGAAGAAATGCTTCGCATTCGTGTGCAAAACGCACCTGCAGATTCCTTTGACGTTTATCCAAAATGGCAGATCCAGGCCATTACCGAGATGATCGAGAACGGCGACGCCCTGCTCTCCATCGCAGGTTCCAACCCCGACCTGCTCGGTGGTCTGGACCCGGAAATCGTCGGCAGGATGCAAAATACACATTTGAAAAATTGGAGTCCCATCAGCGAGAAAGTAACCACCAACGCGGTCAACTGGTGTGTGGTCGCCGCCGCAGGCGAAGCCTGGGCGCAGAAAATCTTCCCCGATCTCCCCGTCGAAAAAGCACAGGAAAAACTCTGGCAAGCCATCTTTGAAACAACGAGAATCGACCAGCCCGATCCCATCGCCGCGTGGGAGACACACATCGTCAACCTGCGCAAACGCGCTCTTTATTTGCAATCCAAACAATATACCGGCTTGCATTATCGCACGGCACCCCTTGCGGGCAAGGAATCTGGCACCGACTTCACGCTCGGCTTGCCCAGCGGTCATCTGTGGATCAGCGCGCAGTCCCTGGCGCAGAACGGCATCGCCTTCACCGCCAACATGCCCACCGAAGAAGTCTTCACCCTGCCCGACCGGGACCGCGCCGACGGCGTAATCTCCGCCACCTTCCCATTGAGTTATGGCGGCACATTGATCGAAGATTTTCAGGTCCATTTTGAAAACGGGCGCATCACTAGGGTCACCGCAAGGAAAGGCGAAGCCGCCCTGCAAAAACTGGTGGATACCGACGAAGGCTCGCAGCGCCTCGGCGAAGTCGCGCTGGTGCCTGCCTCCTCCCCCATCGGTCAACGCGGACATCTCTTCTACAACACGCTCTTCGACGAGAACGCCTCCTGCCACATCGCCATCGGACGCGCCTACCGCTTCACTCTTACGGGTGGAACTGAGTTGAACGACGAGGAATTCACCGCCGCTGGAGGCAACGTCAGCCTCAACCATGTGGATTTCATGATCGGCTCCCCGCAAATGGACATAGACGGCATCACCAAAGACGGCAGCCGCGAACCCGTCATGCGTCATGGCGAATGGGCGTTTGAAGCCTAA